In a genomic window of Pelecanus crispus isolate bPelCri1 chromosome 1, bPelCri1.pri, whole genome shotgun sequence:
- the RESF1 gene encoding retroelement silencing factor 1, with the protein MDWNVRSQNADAKKNLQSEEACYTQLYSKAHVFHQTNAYSSNNACTYAGNNQMVYLPTSNVPFPPVNAEGFKTSDQALPGASVAGNDFFISKYSVDRHPQSCVPIAPKPPNQTSRLRAEMTQTSWPNCNAYTYSFRKLPPLSSQMNTGNNVRNVLQEPQYVTTNAYTVRPQIPQHNSMRTTMSYQSNIHSQNISLSLGTSGQHVQTQIYHPNAQFKVLHSPNQNSAANVQLLQYQPSQMGSEAPSGCSAPSLLPANCDSRAAAQPSVSVPQAVQNVPNGYTLSQQRRPLDPKNASGFNSVQQHCQKQQSGEVSQSLRNVCNSSGNVTANQLFNEMCVPSPGISKELYDVVQETETLSSVAASKPLSDPASVQESQTSSLMNGPVNSQISSAAADGGTITKDRLAWEAQRLLAIKKKCVLLERMHCYRRQLLAASERDKSTPPLPPSYQDALANCLPRVPNQNVPPSPSETVRTESPILNSSPEEGNNKNIASADNRGLEVTQSNPQVEQGSLSLSSAPVPSQSKFPAQLNNPESTPISEQRDALTSSQKTVTSLNNASCFSQVDSTIKIASKNVSINPENSSFLQFVLSSTNILKEKTAGATADKILTSLLCSEKPLVDKSVSGGSLLKDTSEKSVESLKGEQAFMVHTNSPVSETAESGEAKFKSDVAQKKMPLTENTSFKQSNYSYSAEELTACLGLWRKHPSESVSVQNSQSNESPTANQISCYSQSTKSREQNNVLVSTDKAILPITTASVGQKLDTLSCNLIKSFELQVAVVSPLVLSEQRTQSEQADKCPTSAGKTYPVIDSGSTCSLQEEGKNGLSVVNTDKGTTETVQLSPSDSTESVLIQKVDSHLQQSKSADGNRIVKNSVSANDPYDENQRKVSQSAQDARENLQLGLQNKPLLPELGINFSSQIFQEGGRDRKDKQAVLEAGDTSTAVLEEQMFCISSVCSLVEGDTFYNPQIASIFRSVPETHALNSTSSEGNASDPSQKEQQQVLYKNELSNNSSQRESLLQKILEESSSCMSKLGNILDDTTTSHLEKESSGNPLKTISTSGQKKTLNASFKHPENDLEILASINQELAQNSLEVSISVAAETNAFTVPRDNSKQNYMASKSSTKKEINLFGAEPVKCLNNQLSELVKEFPYGIEGANMLTKEPVQNDSVAEQMEDQPQKEAQICDKNSHLKDPVDQIKIAVLSSDEMQELFPEHNQCSSSDRKRVASQQSEEASAEKENLKGSIRPSENLYKKKKKTQKASNPRQKTPDCSLIGWLSLACTMPQCPCKFATSGSEKNDDQLSKAENTSSAERQENNSKSDVVMNNNCAVENLPISEKIPNSVSKNKQDICKYTSVMNKKARLAVNNEYKPITTQQEKIGPLHSSENQDVDKSERSSWKEELQIDRGTPLLDKEFHSDKKEHHRVSEELSEKAGHADADNMTKSFKKKEGVFKMESLSKGKTKTGLAMNSKTDVHKLTKSEIVEIKHAEVNQGQKIKTCEENSAEEQNCTKQKEILGQGVGINIKEKAKLPAEIKHRKLNSCHADAIKFPNFGTVDLKSRNHKYSQHKSMKVHSSQDQLYKRKRKENMIGKRDPKKTKVEEERLKQPEAKNSKQISHNCMINTDKAKKFNGENGWKSKSLLADRSVLKLQRKMARSSTISKTYFSNKERRLDGQTKDKCSEKTFPDKNLLYLNRRNNRLKLHLQKEPKKHYLNRVAFKRMAQERICLTKLETSPVRPVRHVKPKMSQNSPDVKRDASVSEVEKSCKLEFKLCPEILFRNPTTDEESLAAKNSLEREKAIVAGVKSKKEDWLKCDPVKQKKLEDISTAEDSIPLDTAIQILDGDREALHIPIKDSKEMFQTYRKMYLEKKMQKP; encoded by the exons aTGGACTGGAATGTAAGATCACAGAATGCTGATGCAAAGAAGAACCTGCAAAGTGAAGAAGCATGTTACACTCAGTTGTATTCTAAAGCACATGTTTTTCATCAGACAAATGCCTATTCCTCTAACAATGCATGCACTTACGCTGGAAATAACCAAATGGTATATCTGCCAACTAGCAATGTTCCCTTCCCTCCTGTAAATGCTGAAGGATTCAAAACTTCAGATCAGGCCTTACCAGGAGCATCTGTAGCtggtaatgatttttttatctCAAAATACTCAGTTGATCGACATCCACAGTCTTGTGTACCAATAGCTCCAAAACCTCCCAATCAGACATCACGTTTGCGGGCAGAGATGACACAGACTTCTTGGCCAAACTGTAATGCCTACACTTATTCCTTTAGAAAGTTACCACCCCTGTCTTCTCAAATGAACACTGGAAATAATGTGAGGAATGTACTTCAGGAACCTCAGTATGTCACCACAAACGCTTACACTGTGCGGCCACAAATACCACAGCATAATTCTATGAGAACTACAATGTCATATCAAAGTAACATTCATTCCCAGAATATTTCTCTATCTCTTGGTACATCTGGGCAACATGTCCAAACCCAAATATATCATCCCAACGCTCAGTTTAAAGTTTTACACTCACCGAATCAAAATTCTGCAGCAAATGTACAGCTGCTACAATATCAACCAAGTCAGATGGGATCAGAAGCTCCTAGCGGATGTTCTGCACCGTCTTTGTTGCCTGCCAACTGTGATTCAAGAGCTGCAGCACAACCTTCAGTAAGTGTACCCCAGGCAGTTCAAAATGTGCCTAATGGATACACCCTTAGCCAACAGAGGCGCCCATTAGATCCAAAAAATGCTTCTGGTTTTAACAGTGTTCAGCAACactgtcagaaacagcaatctGGAGAAGTTAGTCAATCACTTAGGAATGTCTGTAACTCAAGTGGAAATGTGACAGCAAATCAACTATTTAATGAAATGTGTGTGCCATCCCCTGGCATTTCCAAAGAACTGTATGATGTTGTGCAAGAAACGGAAACTCTTTCTTCGGTGGCTGCTTCAAAGCCACTGAGTGATCCTGCTTCAGTTCAAGAAAGCCAGACTAGTAGTTTAATGAATGGGCCTGTTAATTCTCAAatctcttcagcagcagcagatggaggAACAATTACAAAGGACAGACTAGCTTGGGAAGCTCAAAGGCTgcttgctattaaaaaaaaatgtgtcctgCTTGAAAGGATGCATTGTTACAGAAGACAACTCTTAGCAGCCTCAGAACGTGACAAAAGTACTCCCCCACTTCCTCCAAGTTATCAAGATGCTCTTGCTAATTGTCTTCCACGTGTGCCCAACCAAAATGTACCACCTTCCCCATCTGAAACAGTGAGGACAGAGAGTCCAATACTTAACTCTTCACCTGAAGaaggaaacaacaaaaacatagCCAGTGCTGATAACAGAGGATTGGAGGTGACTCAAAGTAACCCTCAGGTGGAGCAGGGAAGCCTTTCATTGAGTTCTGCTCCTGTTCCCTCTCAGAGCAAATTTCCAGCTCAATTAAATAATCCTGAGAGCACTCCCATCTCAGAACAAAGGGATGCCTTGACCTCTTCTCAAAAAACTGTGACGTCCTTGAACAATGCTTCATGTTTTAGTCAAGTGGATAGCACTATCAAAATTGCATCGAAGAATGTGTCAATTAACCCCGAGAACTCATCATTTCTTCAGTTTGTATTAAGCAGCACAAATATATTGAAAGAGAAGACAGCTGGTGCTACTGCTGATAAAATACTGACTAGTCTCCTGTGTAGTGAAAAACCACTGGTAGATAAATCTGTCTCAGGTGGAAGCTTACTAAAAGATACTAGCGAGAAGAGCGTAGAAAGTCTGAAAGGTGAGCAGGCATTTATGGTTCACACAAACTCTCCTGTATCAGAAACAGCCGAATCTGGTGAAGCTAAATTCAAGAGTGATgtagctcagaaaaaaatgccacttactgaaaatacatcttttaaacAGAGCAATTATAGTTACTCTGCGGAAGAGCTAACAGCATGCCTGGGCTTGTGGAGAAAACATCCATCGGAATCTGTAAGTGTGCAAAATAGCCAGTCAAATGAAAGCCCCACAGCAAATCAGATTTCATGTTACAGCCAAAGcacaaaaagcagagaacaaaataatGTTCTGGTTAGTACAGACAAAGCAATTTTGCCTATAACAACTGCTTCTGTAGGACAAAAACTTGATACATTGAGTTGCAATTTGATAAAAAGTTTTGAACTCCAAGTTGCAGTTGTCTCTCCTTTAGTACTTTCTGAACAGAGAACACAGAGTGAACAGGCAGACAAATGTCCAACATCTGCAGGTAAAACCTATCCAGTGATTGACTCGGGAAGCACATGTAGCTTgcaagaagaggggaaaaatggtTTAAGTGTGGTAAATACTGATAAAGGAACAACAGAAACTGTTCAGTTGTCACCCAGTGACAGTACAGAAAGTGTTCTGATACAGAAAGTGGACTCACATTTGCAACAGTCCAAATCAGCTGATGGAAACAGAATAGTAAAAAACAGTGTGAGTGCAAATGATCCATATGATGAAAACCAAAGGAAAGTTAGTCAATCTGCACAAGATGCCAGAGAAAATCTGCAGCTTGGATTACAAAACAAGCCGCTTCTTCCTGAATTGGGTATAAATTTTTCTAGTCAAATCTTTCAAGAAGGTGGAAGAGACCGTAAAGATAAGCAAGCTGTGTTAGAGGCAGGAGATACATCCACAGCTGTGTTGGAAGAACAGATGTTTTGTATTTCCAGTGTATGTTCTCTTGTTGAAGGTGATACATTTTATAATCCACAAATAGCAAGTATCTTCAGGTCAGTCCCCGAGACACATGCATTAAATAGTACCTCATCAGAAGGAAATGCATCTGACCCAAGTCAAAAGGAGCAACAGCAGGTCTTGTATAAAAATGAGCTGAGCAATAACAGTTCCCAAAGAGAGAGCTTGCTGCAAAAGATATTGGAGGAATCATCAAGCTGCATGAGTAAACTAGGTAACATTTTGGATGATACCACAACTAGTCAtttggagaaagaaagcagTGGCAATCCTCTTAAAACAATTTCTAcctcaggacaaaaaaaaacactcaaTGCATCTTTCAAGCATCCTGAAAATGACTTGGAAATTCTTGCTAGTATAAACCAGGAGTTAGCTCAAAATTCACTAGAAGTCTCAATCAGTGTAGCTGCTGAAACAAATGCGTTCACTGTTCCAAGAGACAACAGTAAACAAAATTACATGGCCAGTAAAAGTAGtacaaaaaaagagattaacCTTTTTGGAGCAGAACCTGTTAAATGTCTAAACAATCAGCTGTCTGAACTAGTGAAAGAATTTCCATATGGCATTGAAGGTGCCAATATGCTAACAAAAGAACCAGTACAAAATGATTCTGTGGCTGAGCAGATGGAGGATCAACCTCAAAAAGAGGCTCAAATTTGTGACAAGAATTCTCATTTGAAGGACCCAGTAGATCAGATAAAAATTGCAGTGTTAAGCTCAGATGAGATGCAAGAACTATTTCCTGAACACAACCAGTGTTCCTCTAGTGACAGGAAGAGAGTAGCAAGTCAACAGTCAGAAGAGGCTTCAGCTGAGAAGGAGAACCTCAAAGGCAGTATTCGGCCTAGTGAGAATCtatataagaagaaaaaaaaaacacagaaggcCTCCAACCCtaggcaaaaaaccccagattgTTCTTTAATAGGTTGGCTATCTCTAGCATGTACAATGCCTCAGTGCCCCTGTAAATTTGCAACATCTGGTTCAGAGAAAAATGATGATCAactttcaaaagctgaaaatactAGTTCTGCAGAGAGACAAGAAAACAACAGTAAATCTGATGTTGTAATGAACAACAACTGTGCAGTGGAAAACCTCCCAATTTctgaaaaaatcccaaacagtgttagcaaaaataaacaagataTTTGCAAATACACCTCTGTAATGAACAAAAAAGCTAGGCTAGCAGTGAATAATGAATACAAACCGATTAcaacacaacaggaaaaaattggACCACTTCATTCCTCTGAAAACCAGGATGTTGATAAATCTGAAAGGAGCAGCTGGAAGGAAGAGCTGCAAATCGACAGAGGAACCCCATTGTTAGACAAAGAATTTCATTCTGACAAAAAAGAACATCACAGAGTCTCAGAAGAGTTGTCAGAGAAAGCTGGTCATGCAGATGCAGACAACATGACAAAGTcattcaaaaagaaagagggcGTTTTCAAAATGGAGTCCCTTTCAAAAGGTAAAACCAAAACAGGTTTGGCCATGAATTCCAAAACAGATGTTCACAAACTTACAAAGTCAGAAATTGTTGAAATTAAGCATGCTGAAGTCAATCAAggacaaaaaattaaaacctgtgaAGAGAACTCAGCTGAAGAACAGAACTgtacaaaacaaaaggagataCTTGGGCAAGGTGTAGGAATTAACATCAAAGAGAAAGCCAAATTaccagcagaaataaaacatagaAAGCTGAATAGTTGTCATGCTGATGCTATAAAGTTCCCAAATTTTGGCACTGTAGACTTAAAGTCAAGAAACCACAAATATTCTCAGCATAAATCTATGAAAGTTCATTCTTCACAGGATCAGTTGTACAAacggaagaggaaggaaaatatgATTGGGAAGAGAGACCCTAAGAAAACAAAGGTGgaagaggaaagactgaaaCAACCTGAAGCAAAGAATTCCAAGCAGATTTCACATAATTGCATGATAAATACTGACAAAGCTAAAAAATTTAATGGAGAAAATGGCTGGAAATCGAAGAGTTTGTTAGCAGATCGCTCTGTGCTTaaactacagagaaaaatgGCTCGATCTTCTACCATCTCTAAAACCTACTTTTCTAACAAAGAGAGACGTCTTGATGGTCAAACCAAAGACAAGTGCTCTGAGAAAACGTTTCCTGATAAAAACCTGCTATACttaaatagaagaaataacAGATTAAAATTGCATCTTCAGAAGGAACCAAAAAAACACTACCTGAACAGGGTTGCATTTAAACGTATGGCACAGGAACGCATATGTCTGACAAAATTAGAGACATCACCTGTCAGACCTGTCCGGCATGTAAAGCCCAAGATGTCACAAAACAGCCCAGATGTGAAAAGAGATGCTTCTGTCTCAGAAGTTGAGAAATCATGCAAACTTGAATTTAAGCTGTGTCCAGAGATACTGTTCAGAAATCCAACCACTGATGAAGAAAGCTTAGCTGCAAAGAATTCcctggaaagagagaaagccaTTGTGGCAG GTGTCAAGAGTAAAAAAGAAGATTGGTTAAAATGTGATCCAGTGAAGCAAAAAAAGCTGGAAGATATCTCTACAG CTGAGGACAGTATTCCACTTGATACAGCTATACAGATCCTGGATGGAGATCGTGAGGCTCTTCACATTCCAATCAAAGACTCAAAAGAGATGTTTCAGACCTACAGGAAAAtgtatctggaaaaaaagatgcaaaagcCTTGA